CAGGCGGCTGTCCTGCAGTTGGGTATTGGCGTCCATGGGGGTATCTTAATGAAATCGGCCTCCGGCGCTTGCTGGACAAGCGCTGGCAGCTATGAAAATAATAGTACTCAAAGGCTGCGCCAAAGCCAGCCGCCGCTGTGCAGCCCGGCCCAGGCGGCCAGCAGCGAGCCCGCTACGTGCGCCAGCGTCACCACCAGCGCCAGGCCCAGCCGGCCCTGCAGCAGCAGGCCCAGCACCTCGGCCGAGAAGGTGGAGAAAGTGGTCAACGCCCCGAGAAAGCCGGTGACGGCCATCAGGCGCCACACCGGGTCCAGCTGGGGCAGCGCCTGCAGCACGGCCAGCGCCAGCCCCACCAGGTAGCCGCCGGCCAGGTTGGCCGCCAGAGTGCCCCAGGGCAGCAGGGCGCCGGGCGTGTTCAGCCACAGCGCCAGGCGCCAGCGCGCCAGGGCACCGGCGCAGGCGCCCAGGCAGATGGCGGCAACTTGCAGCATGGGCTGCGATTGTAGGAAGCGGGCAGGGCGTGCCGATGTCAGCGCACGGTCATCTGCTGCGGCAGCCAGGTGACGATGCCGGGAAAGACGTAGATCAGCGTCACCGCCGCGCACATCAACAGGAACATGGGCAGGGCCACCTTGGCGATCCAGGGCAGGTGGCGGCCCGTCATGCCCTGCAGCACGAACAGGTTGAAGCCCACGGGCGGGGTGATCTGGGCCATCTCCACCACCAGCACCACGAAGATGCCGAACCACAGGGGATCGATGCCGGCGGCTTGCACGGTGGGCATGATGACGCCCATGGTCAGCACCACCATGGAAATGCCGTCCAGAAAGCAGCCCAGCACGATGTAGAACACCGCCAGCGCCGCGATCAGCTGCGCGCGCGACAGGCCCAGCGAGGCGATCCACTCGGCCAGGTGGCGCGGCAGGCCGATGTAGCCCATGGCCAGCGTCAGGAAGGCGGCGCCGGCCAGGATCAGCGCGATCATGCAGTACAGCCGCGTGGCGCCCATGAGCGAGTCGCGAAAGCTGCCCCAGTTCAGCGAGCCCTGCACGCCCGACAGCACCAGCGAGCCGACCACGCCCACGGCGGCCGCCTCGGTGGCCGTGGCCACGCCGGTGTAGATGGAGCCCAGCACGGCGGCGATCAGCAGCACCACGGGGATCAGCGCGCGCGACTCGGAGAGCTTTTGCAGCAGCGTCATGCGGCCCTCGGCCTGCGGTACTTGGGTTGGGTGGCGCAGCGCCCACAGCATGATGTAGCCGGAGAACAGCGCCGCCAGCAGCACGCCCGGCAACACCCCGGCGATGAACAGCTGGCTGATGGACACCTCGGCCGTCACGCCATAGACGATCATGATGATGGACGGCGGGATCAGCAGGCCCAGCGTGCTGGCCCCGGCCAGCGTGCCGACCACCATGTGGGCCGGGTAGCCGCGGCGCGTCAGCTCGGGCAGCGTCATCTTGCCGATGGTGGCGCAGGTGGCGGCGCTGGAGCCGGAGACGGCGGCAAAGATGGTGCAGCCCACCACGTTGGTGTGCAAGAGCCGCCCGGGCAGGGACTGCACCCAGGGCGCCAGGCCCCGGAACATGTCCTGCGACAGCCGGGTGCGAAACAAGATTTCGCCCATCCAGATGAAGAGCGGCAGGGCGGTGAGCGTCCAGCTCGACGACGAGCCCCAGATGGTCACCGCCATGGCGTCGCCCGCCGGGCGCGATGAAAACAGCTGCATGCCGATCCACGCCACGCCCGACAGCGTCAGGCCGATCCAGACGCCGCTGGCCAGGATCAGGAACAGCGCTGCGATCAGCAGGCCGGTGATGGCGAGGTCGCTCATGCGGACGGCTCCTTCTTGTTGTCGTGGCGGTTATTCGTTGCGCAGCGCTTCGCCGGACTGCGCCGGGGCGCGGCGGCCGCGCAGCTCCAGCACCAGCTCGTCCAGGCAGGCCACGGCCAGGACGGCCGCGCCCACGGCCATGCACAGCTGCGGCAGCCACAGCGGCGTGGCGTCGTTGCCGGTGGAGATGTCGTTGAACGCGTGCGACTGCCAGGACAGGCGGATGCTGTACCAGGCAAACAGCAGCGCCAGCAGGGCGCCCAGGGCCAGCGCGAACAGCTCCAGCGCGCGGCGCCAGGGCCCGCGCAGGCTGCTCACCACCAGGGTGACGCGGATGTGCTCGCCGCGCTTCAAGGTGTGCGCCAGCGCCAGAAAGCCCGCGCCGGCCATCAGGTAGCCGGCGTAGGCATCGATGCCCGAGATGTGGAAGTTGAACTGCCGACCGGCGATGGACAGCAGCACTGCAGCCAGCAGCGCCACCATGCACAGGGCGGCCAAAAAGGCAGTGCTGTCGTACAGCTGGTCGAGCAGGCGGCGCATCATCGGGCGGTCTGGCCGTTACGGCTTGCGGTAGGCGTCCACCAGGGCCTTGCCGTCGGGGCCGGCCTTGTCCAGCCACTCCTTGAGCATGGTCTCGCCCACCTTGGCCATGTCGGCCTTCAGCGCGGCGCTGGGCGCCAGCACCTGCATGCCTTCGGCTTTCAGCTTGGCCAGGGTCTCGTCGTTGACGCGGCGGCTGGCGGCCCAGCCGCGCTTTTCGGCTTCGGCCGCGGCTTTGAGCACCGCGTCCTGCGTGGGCTTGTCCAGCGCGTCGAAGGCCTTCTTGTTCATGATGACCGCGTTCTTGGGCAGCCAGGCCTGGGTGTCGTAGTAGTACTTCAGGTGCTCATAGAGCTTGCTGTCCACGCCGGTGGCGCCGGAGGTCATGGTGGACTCGACCACGCCCGTGGCCAGCGCCTGCGAGAACTCGGCCGCCTGCACGGTGACGGGCTGGGCGCCCACCAGTTCGGCAATGCGCGCGGTGGCGGGGCTGTAGGCGCGCCACTTGATGCCCTTCAAGTCCGCGGCCGTCTCCACCGGCTTCTTGGTGTAGATGCCCTGCGGTGGCCAGGCCACGGCGTATAGCAGCGCCATGCCCTGGTCGGCGAGTTTCTTTTCCAGGTAGGGCTTTTGCGCCTGGTACAGCTTCATGGACGCGTCGTAGCTGTCGGCCAGGAAAGGCAGGCCGTCCACGCCGAAGAGCTGCCACTCGTTTTGGAAGTTGACCAGCAAGATCTCGCCCAGCTGCGCCTGGCCCCCCTGCACGGCGCGCTTGATCTCGGGCGCCTTGAACAGCGAGGCGTTGGCATGCAGCGTGATCTTGAGCTTGCCGCCCGAGGCCTTGTCCACATCGCTGATGAACTGCGCCATGTTCTCGGTGTGGAAGTTGCTCGCCGGGTAGGCGGCGGCCAGGTCCCACTTGGTCTGCGCCAGCAGGGGGGTGGTGCTGAAGGCGCCGGCCAGCGCAACGGCCAGGGCTGCAAGGTGTCGTCGCTGCATCTCGTGTCTCCGTGAGGGGGTGGTGGTCTGTCGGCCCGCGCTTGGGGCCTGCCCAATGTAGCGGCGCGGGGGCGCTTCGGCCCTAGGTGATTCACCTGAACGTCAACAAAATGCCGGCAAATCGTCACGACACAACGAGCTGCTGGCGTAGCATGCCGGCACGCAATGCCCAGGGAGACGGACCATGAGTGCCACCGGCAAGAACGCCAAGCCTGCCCGCCGTGGCGCCGCCGCGCGCGGGGCTGAGGAGCGCGCGCCCATCGTCTCGTCCTCGCACCTGGTGTCCACCCGCAGCGCGGAGATGAGCGAGTTCGAGTTCGGCCTGATCGTGGCCGGCAACGCCTTTCACCGCTGGGTGGTGCACTGCATGGCCGCCGCCGGCCTGCGCGACTTGACGCCGCTGGACGTGGTGGTGCTGCACCACGTCACGCACCGCGCACGCGACAAGCGACTGGCCGACATCTGCTTCATCATGAATGTGGAGGACACCCACGTGGTGAATTACTCGCTGAAAAAGCTGCAGGGCCTGGGCGTGGTAGCCGCCAGCAAGAACGGCAAGGAAGTCACCTACGCGCCCACCGAGGCCGGCCGCGCCCACGTCGAGCGCTACCGCGCCATCCGCGAGGCCTGCCTGATCGACGCGCTGCACGCGCATGACGAGCTGAACCGCGACATCGGCGAGCTGGCGCGCCTGCTGCGCATGCTCTCGGGCATGTACGACCAGGCGGCGCGGGCGGCGGCGTCCATGTAGGGTATTCCTGCCGCCGGGGCGGCAGGGGCGCTGCCTAGAATCTGCTGCACTGCAATACGAAACCCGTCGGCCTTTTGCCGGCGGACTCAGCGAGGATTTCCCGGTGCCAGAAAAAACCCCCGACTCCAGCCAGGACCCGAGCGCCGGCGCCGCCGCACCGCGCGAGCGCATCATCAAGAAGTACCCCAACCGGCGCCTGTACGACACCAACACCTCCACCTACATCACGCTGGCCGAGGTCAAGCAGCTGGTCATCGACGGCGAGCCCGTGATGGTGCGCGACGCCAAGACGGGCGACGACCTCACGCGCAGCATCCTGCTGCAGATCATCCTGGAGGAAGAGGCCGGCGGCGCGCCCATGTTCAGCGAGGCGGCACTGGCCAACATCATCCGCTTCTACGGCCATGCCATGCAGGGCTACATGGGCGCCTACCTGGAGAAGAACGTGCAGATGTTCAGCGAGGCCCAGGCCCGCCTGGCCGAACAGGCGCAGGGAATGTCGCCAGACAAGTGGGCCCAGTTCATGCAGCTGAATTCGCCCCTCATGAAGAACTGGATGGGCAGCTACGCCGAGCAGTCGCACAATGCCTTTGCGCAGATGAACGAGCACATGCAGCGCCAGACCGAGCAGATGCTGGAGGCTTTTGGCCTGAAAAAACGCTGAGCTCGCGCCCTCTGGGAAAATGCGGGCGATGAGCGACGCACACGCCCCCACCTTGAACTCCCCCACCACCCCCGCGCAGGCGCCAAAAATAGGCTTCGTCAGCCTGGGCTGCCCCAAGAACCTGACGGACTCCGAACTGATCCTGACCCAGCTCTCGGCCGAGGGCTACCAGACCTCCAAGACCTTCCAGGGCGCGGACCTGGTCATCGTCAACACCTGCGGCTTCATCGACGACGCCGTCAAGGAAAGCCTGGACACCATTGGCGAGGCGCTGGCGGACAACGGCCGCGTCATCGTCACCGGCTGCCTGGGCGCCAAGGCCGGCAAGGACGGCGGCACGCTGGTGCAGGACGTGCACCCCAGCGTGCTGGCCGTCACGGGCCCGCACGCCGCGCAGGAGGTCATGGACGCAGTGCATCGCACGCTGCCCAAACCGCACGACCCCTTCCTGGACCTGGTGCCCGGCGCCTTTGGCGAGGCCGGCATCAAGCTGACGCCGCGCCACTATGCATACATGAAGATCAGCGAGGGCTGCAACCACCGCTGCACGTTCTGCATCATCCCGTCCATGCGCGGCGACCTGGTCTCGCGGCCCATCGGCGACGTGCTGAAGGAAGCACGCGCGCTGTTCGAGGGCGGCGTGAAAGAGCTGCTGGTCGTGAGCCAGGACACCTCGGCCTATGGCGTGGACGTGAAGTACCGCACCGGTTTTTGGGACGGCAAGCCGGTGCGCACGCGCACGCAGGAGCTGGTGCAGGCCCTGGGCGAGCTGGCCCGGCCGCACGGCGCCTGGGTGCGGCTGCACTACGTCTATCCCTACCCCAGCGTGGATGAGCTGATCCCGCTGATGAACGAGGGCCTGGTGCTGCCCTACCTGGACGTGCCGCTGCAGCACAGCCACCCGGACGTCCTGAAGCGCATGAAGCGCCCGGCCAGCGGCGAGCGCAATCTGGAGCGCATCCAGCGCTGGCGCGAGGCCTGCCCGCAGCTGGTGATTCGCAGCACCTTCATCGCCGGCTTTCCCGGCGAGACGGAAGAGGAGTTCCAGCACCTGCTCGACTTCGTGCGCGAGGCGCAAATCGACCGCGCCGGCTGCTTTGCCTACAGCGACGTGCCCGGCGCTACGGCCAACGCACTGCCCGGCATGCTGCCCATTGAGCTGCGCGAAGAGCGCCGCGCGCGCTTCATGGCCGTGGCCGAGGGCGTGTCAACGGCCCGCCTGCAGCAGCGCGTGGGCTCGACCATGCAGGTGCTGGTGGACAAGGCCGTGAGCCTGGGCAAGAAGGGCGGCATCGGCCGCACCTATGCCGATGCGCCCGAGATCGACGGCGTGGTGCATCTGCAGCCGCCCGAGAAGCTCAGCAAGACCTATAAGACGGGCGAGTTCGTGCGCGCGCGCATCGTGGGCACGCAGGGGCACGACCTGGTGGGCATCCCGGTATGACATCACTACGTTTTTGATAGCTACCAGCGCTTGCCAGTCAAGCGCTGCAGCCTCAAAAGACCATGAAAAAAGGCTTCCCGATGGGAAGCCTTTTTGCCGGCGGTGCCGAAGCGCCGATCAGACGCGCTTGCGGTACTCGCCCGTGCGGGTGTCGATTTCAATCTTGTCGCCCTGGTCCACGAACAGCGGCACGGGCACTTCGAAGCCGGTGGCTATTTTTGCCGGCTTGAGCACCTTGCCCGAGGTGTCGCCCTTGACGGCCGGCTCGGTCCAGGTGATCTCGCGCTCGACGCTGGTGGGCAGCTCGACCGAGATGGCCTTGCCGTCGTAGAACACCACTTCGGCGGTCATGCCGTCTTCCAGGTAGCTGATGGCGTCGCCCATGTTGCTGGCTTCCACCTCGTACTGGTTGTACTCGGCGTCCATCCACACGTACATCGGGTCGGCGAAGTAGGAGTAAGTGCACTCCTTCTTGTCCAGCACGACGTTGTCGATCTTGTCGTCGGCCTTGAAGACGATTTCCGTGCCCATGTTGTTGAGCAGGCCCTTGAGCTTCATGCGCACGGTGGCGGCGCCGCGCCCGCCGCGGGCGTATTCGGTCTTCAGGACGATCATGGGGTCCTTGCCCTGCATGATCACGTTGCCGGCGCGGATTTCTTGAGCGATTTTCATGGCTGGTTGCCTGGGTAGTGAAGGGTGGGCCGCTGCACCGTCGGGTGGGGCGGGCTGGCAGCGCGGGCTGCCTTCCACCCCGGCGCCAGGTGCGTGCGCGGCGGGGGCGCCGGCGGGGCGTCGCTACCTGTGGGGCAGCTGCCGATCGTCAATGGCGCAAAGCCTGCGATTCTAACTTTTCTGCTGAGCAAAACCCAGCAGTTGTGTCAACAAATCCGCCTGCTGGATAAGGCGATTGCGCGCCGCCAGGGTGCATGCGCGCCACTCTTGCAGCGTGGCGGGCTGCAGGGCGGGCAGGGCGGCGGGCGGTGCCAGGCCGTTCCACGCCAGGTGCGCCCGGCGCAGCGAGGCCGGCGCCTGCAGCCAGTCCAAAAAAGCGTGCAGCTTGGCGTGGTGTGCGTCATCGTGCTGGGGGTAGATATGCCAGACGAACGGCTGGCCCGCCCACAGGGCGCGCACCAGCGAATCCTCGCCGCGCACGAAGTTCAGGTCGCAGGCCCACAGCATCTCGTCAAAGGCGGGCTGCGGGCAGGCCGGCAGGTATGAAACTGATAGCTGTCCGCGCTTGCCCAGCGAGGGTTTGAGGCCGATTTCAGGTAAATCTCTGTCCAGCACGGCACGCAGCGCCGCGGCGGCCCGTCCGGGCGTGGCCAGCAGGTGGACGTGCTGGGCGGCGCCCAGTTGCCGCACCAGCTCGGCCAGCGCCGGCGGCTCGTAGCAAAACAGGGAGACGGCCAGTGCCTGCGGCGCGATGCCGTGGCGCGCGCGCCAGGCGCCGCGGTCGAAGGCGCCGTGGCGCGCGGCGAGGTCCGGCTCGCGCAGCAGGCCGCCGGTGCGCGGCGTGAAGCCGGGGTAGAAGAACCAGCGCGTCAGCCCCGCGCCGGGGCCGGTGCCCAGGGGCGAGGGCAGCTGGTGGCAGCGCTCCACATAGCCCTCGGCCGACAGGTATTCCAGGTTGATCCACACAGGTTTTCGGGCTCTGGCCCTTGCTGCATCAGCGATGGAAGCTATGAATGCAGGAGCGATCTCGCAGCCGAAAGCCTCCACCACCACGTCGCCGGGGCCATCCCCGGGCGGCTGCGCGGGCCAGGGCAGCACCTGCACGCCGGGCGCGCCGCCTGGCGCCATCCAGGCCAGGGCGCTGGCGTCGTCCGTCCACAGCCGCACGGCATGCCCGCGCGCACCCAGCTGCGCGGCCAGGCGCCAGCACACGCCGATGTCGCCGAAGTTGTCGATGACCTGGCAAAAGAGGTCCCAGCGCAGCCCGCTCATGCACCGTCCTCGGCGGCGGGCGCGCGCAGGTGCTCCACGAACAGCCGCGCCACGCTGGACAGCGACTCGTCCGCCCGCACGCACAGCGACAGGCGCCGGCGCGCCCAGGGCTCGGCCAGGGTGACGGTGCGGATGGCCAGCGTGCCGCGCAGCAGCTGCGCGCTGCCGCGCGGCAGCACCGCCACGCCCAGGCCCGCGGAGACCATCAGACACAGCGCGTCGTAGCTGGTGACCTGCATGCGCAGCTTCAAGGGCGCCTCCAGCTCGGCCGCGGCGCGCGTCAGCTGGTGGTTGATGGCGCTGCCCGGGTGCATGCCGACGAAGTCCCAGGGCAGGGCCTCGGCCAGGCGCACGCTGCGCCGTCGCGCCAGGGCATGGCCGGCGGGCACGATCAGCACCAGTTCGTCCTCGCGCCAGGGCAGCAGGGCCACGCGCTCGCCGTAGCTGCCGTGGTGCAGGATGCCGACATCGGCCGCGTTCTCCGCCACCGAGCGCGCCACGGCAGTGCTGATCTGCTCTTGCAGCTGCACCTGCACCTGCGGGTGCGCAGCCATGAAGCGCTGCAGCTCGCCGGGCAGGAACTGCGTGATGGCCGAGATGTTGGCCACCACGCGCAGGTGCCCGCGCACCCCGGCGCGAAAGTCGCGCATCTGCGCGCCGATGCCGTCCAGGTCGTTGAGCACGCCGCGCGCCAGGTGCAGCAGGGTGTAGGCGGCGGCGGTGGGTTCGGTGCCGCGGTTGCTGCGCGCGAACAGCTCCACGCGCAGCACGCTCTCCAGCTCGGCCAGGCGGCGGCTGGCGGCCGAAGGGGCGATGTGCTCGCGCGCAGCGGCGCGGGCGATGGCGTTTTCCTCCATCACCGCGACGAACAGGCGCAGCGAGAGCGGGTCGAGCTTCATGGCCGCCGATGTTAGAGCCTGTTCAATGCCTTTTCATGGTGCCCGCAAGGCAGCAAACAGCCGCAATCAAGGCGCCCGCCGCGGGCCATGGCCGGCGCCTGGCCAAGGCGGGCAACGCGGAGTGCGGCTGTTTGCTGCGTTGCCCGCAGGGCTGCCTCGCCAAGGCAGCATCTGCCGCGTTGCAAATCCTCGCCGGGCCACCAGCCCGGCTGCGGTTTGCGCCTTGCAGCTGCTGCCTTGGCGAGGCAACGGGCACCATGAAAAGGCATTGAGCAGGCTCTTACGCCCGGCCATGCCGCTTTGCGATGGCAGCGTCGCGCTTGAGCGTTTTGCGCGTGCGGGGCGGGCGCGCATCATGCCCGCGGCTATGGCAGGAGACCTATGACGAGCAAGCAAGACACCGCTGCGCCGGCCGCCCTGCACGGGGTGCGCGTGATCGAGATGGGGCAGCTCATCGCCGGGCCGTTTTGCGGCAAGACGCTGGGCGAGTTCGGCGCCGACGTGGTGAAGATCGAAGCCGTGGGCGCGGGCGATCCGCTGCGCAACTGGCGGCTGCTCCAGAACGGCACCTCGGTGTGGTGGCAGGTGCAGTCACGCAACAAGAAGTCGGTGGCGCTGGACTTGCGCCAGGCCGAGGCGCAGGACATCGTGCGCACGCTGGTGGCCGAGGCCGACGTGCTGATCGAGAACTTCCGCCCCGGCACGCTGGAGGGCTGGGGCCTGTCGCCCCAGGCGCTGCACGCGCTCAACCCGGGCCTGGTCATCCTGCGCATCTCCGGCTACGGCCAGACCGGGCCGTACCGCGACCTGCCGGGCTTCGGCGTGATCGGCGAGGCCATGGGCGGGCTGCGCCACCTGACGGCCGAGCCCGGCCGCGTGCCGGTGCGCGTGGGCGTGTCCATCGGCGACACCCTGGCGGCGCTGCACGGCGCCATCGGCGTGATGATGGCGCTGTACCACCGCAAGGTGAATGGCGGCGCTGGCCAGGTGATCGACGTGGCGCTGCACGAGGCGGTCTTCAACTGCATGGAAAGCCTGATCCCGGAGTACAGCGCCTTCGGCGCCGTGCGCGAGGCCGCCGGCAGCGCGCTGCCGGGCATTGCGCCCAGCAACGCCTATCCCTGCCAGGACGGCTGGGTGCTGGTGGCCGGCAACGGCGACAGCATCTTCAAGCGCCTGATGGCCGCCATCGGGCGCCCGGACCTGGCCGACGCGCCGGACCTGGCCGACAACGCCGGGCGCGTGGCCCGCGTGGCCGAGATCGACGCCGCCATCGCCGCCTGGACGCAGCAGCGCACCGTGGCCGACGTGATGCAGCTGCTGGGCGCAGCGCGCGTGCCGGCCGGCAAGGTCTATACCGCCCGCGACATCGCCGAAGACCCGCACTACCGCGCCCGCGACATGCTGCTGACGCAGCGCACGCGTGGCGGCGACGAGCTGCTGGTGCCGGGCATCGTGCCCAAGCTGTCGGGCACGCCGGGCCGCGTGCGCAGCAGCGCGCCCGGCCTGGGCGACGACACCGACGCCGTGCTGGCCGAGGCCGGCCTCAGCCAGGAGCAGATCGCGCTGCTGCGCGCCAAGGGGGTGATCCAGTGACGGCCCAGAACGTCTGGCGCGGCGCCGGCCGGCGCATCGAGATCTGCGACGTGGGCCTGCGCGACGGGCTGCAGATGGAGGCGCAGTTCGTGCCCACCCAGGACAAGATCGTCCTGGTGGAAGCCCTGGCGGCCGCAGGCCTTACGAAGATCGAGGTGACCTCGTTCACCTCGCCCACGGCCATTCCCGCGCTGCGCGACGCCGAGATCGTGATGCGCGAGATCGTGCGCCGCCCCGGCGTGGCCTACACGGCCCTGGTGCCCAACGTGCGCGGGGCCGAGCGCGCCATCGAATCCGGCACCGACGAGCTGAACCTGGTCATGTCGGTGAGCGAGACGCACAACCTGGCCAACCTGCGCATGACGCGGGCGCAGTCCTTCGCGGCGCTGTCGCAGGTGATCGCCGTGGCGCGGGGCGCGGGCGTGCCGGTGAACGTGTCGCTGTCGTGCGTCTTCGGCTGTCCCATGGAGGGCGACGTGCCGCATGAGGAAGCCTTTGCCTGGGTGCAGCGCTTTGCTGACCTGGGCGTGGCCGGCATCACGCTGTGCGACACCACCGGCATGGCCTACCCGACGCAGGTGGTGCAGGCCGTGGCGGCGGCGCTGGCGCGCTGGCCGCAGCTGGCCTTCACGCTGCACTTTCACAACACGCGCGGGCTGGGCCTGGCCAACGTGCTGGCGGCCATCGACGCGGGCGCCACGCGCTTCGATGCCTCGCTGGGCGGCCTGGGCGGCTGCCCGTATGCGCCGGGCGCGTCGGGCAACGTCTGCACCGAAGAAGTGGTGCACGCGCTGCAGCTCATGGGTTACGACACCGGCATCGACCTGCCGGCGCTGCTGGCGGCGGCGCGGCGCCTGCCGGCGCTGATCGGCCACGAGGTG
The DNA window shown above is from Pulveribacter suum and carries:
- a CDS encoding TRAP transporter small permease, which encodes MRRLLDQLYDSTAFLAALCMVALLAAVLLSIAGRQFNFHISGIDAYAGYLMAGAGFLALAHTLKRGEHIRVTLVVSSLRGPWRRALELFALALGALLALLFAWYSIRLSWQSHAFNDISTGNDATPLWLPQLCMAVGAAVLAVACLDELVLELRGRRAPAQSGEALRNE
- a CDS encoding hydroxymethylglutaryl-CoA lyase, translating into MTAQNVWRGAGRRIEICDVGLRDGLQMEAQFVPTQDKIVLVEALAAAGLTKIEVTSFTSPTAIPALRDAEIVMREIVRRPGVAYTALVPNVRGAERAIESGTDELNLVMSVSETHNLANLRMTRAQSFAALSQVIAVARGAGVPVNVSLSCVFGCPMEGDVPHEEAFAWVQRFADLGVAGITLCDTTGMAYPTQVVQAVAAALARWPQLAFTLHFHNTRGLGLANVLAAIDAGATRFDASLGGLGGCPYAPGASGNVCTEEVVHALQLMGYDTGIDLPALLAAARRLPALIGHEVPGQITKAGQRLDLHPPPPGLPAIRERALARAAAA
- a CDS encoding winged helix DNA-binding protein, with product MSATGKNAKPARRGAAARGAEERAPIVSSSHLVSTRSAEMSEFEFGLIVAGNAFHRWVVHCMAAAGLRDLTPLDVVVLHHVTHRARDKRLADICFIMNVEDTHVVNYSLKKLQGLGVVAASKNGKEVTYAPTEAGRAHVERYRAIREACLIDALHAHDELNRDIGELARLLRMLSGMYDQAARAAASM
- the rimO gene encoding 30S ribosomal protein S12 methylthiotransferase RimO, yielding MSDAHAPTLNSPTTPAQAPKIGFVSLGCPKNLTDSELILTQLSAEGYQTSKTFQGADLVIVNTCGFIDDAVKESLDTIGEALADNGRVIVTGCLGAKAGKDGGTLVQDVHPSVLAVTGPHAAQEVMDAVHRTLPKPHDPFLDLVPGAFGEAGIKLTPRHYAYMKISEGCNHRCTFCIIPSMRGDLVSRPIGDVLKEARALFEGGVKELLVVSQDTSAYGVDVKYRTGFWDGKPVRTRTQELVQALGELARPHGAWVRLHYVYPYPSVDELIPLMNEGLVLPYLDVPLQHSHPDVLKRMKRPASGERNLERIQRWREACPQLVIRSTFIAGFPGETEEEFQHLLDFVREAQIDRAGCFAYSDVPGATANALPGMLPIELREERRARFMAVAEGVSTARLQQRVGSTMQVLVDKAVSLGKKGGIGRTYADAPEIDGVVHLQPPEKLSKTYKTGEFVRARIVGTQGHDLVGIPV
- the phaR gene encoding polyhydroxyalkanoate synthesis repressor PhaR, which translates into the protein MPEKTPDSSQDPSAGAAAPRERIIKKYPNRRLYDTNTSTYITLAEVKQLVIDGEPVMVRDAKTGDDLTRSILLQIILEEEAGGAPMFSEAALANIIRFYGHAMQGYMGAYLEKNVQMFSEAQARLAEQAQGMSPDKWAQFMQLNSPLMKNWMGSYAEQSHNAFAQMNEHMQRQTEQMLEAFGLKKR
- the crcB gene encoding fluoride efflux transporter CrcB, translated to MLQVAAICLGACAGALARWRLALWLNTPGALLPWGTLAANLAGGYLVGLALAVLQALPQLDPVWRLMAVTGFLGALTTFSTFSAEVLGLLLQGRLGLALVVTLAHVAGSLLAAWAGLHSGGWLWRSL
- the efp gene encoding elongation factor P; this encodes MKIAQEIRAGNVIMQGKDPMIVLKTEYARGGRGAATVRMKLKGLLNNMGTEIVFKADDKIDNVVLDKKECTYSYFADPMYVWMDAEYNQYEVEASNMGDAISYLEDGMTAEVVFYDGKAISVELPTSVEREITWTEPAVKGDTSGKVLKPAKIATGFEVPVPLFVDQGDKIEIDTRTGEYRKRV
- a CDS encoding TRAP transporter large permease, coding for MSDLAITGLLIAALFLILASGVWIGLTLSGVAWIGMQLFSSRPAGDAMAVTIWGSSSSWTLTALPLFIWMGEILFRTRLSQDMFRGLAPWVQSLPGRLLHTNVVGCTIFAAVSGSSAATCATIGKMTLPELTRRGYPAHMVVGTLAGASTLGLLIPPSIIMIVYGVTAEVSISQLFIAGVLPGVLLAALFSGYIMLWALRHPTQVPQAEGRMTLLQKLSESRALIPVVLLIAAVLGSIYTGVATATEAAAVGVVGSLVLSGVQGSLNWGSFRDSLMGATRLYCMIALILAGAAFLTLAMGYIGLPRHLAEWIASLGLSRAQLIAALAVFYIVLGCFLDGISMVVLTMGVIMPTVQAAGIDPLWFGIFVVLVVEMAQITPPVGFNLFVLQGMTGRHLPWIAKVALPMFLLMCAAVTLIYVFPGIVTWLPQQMTVR
- a CDS encoding LysR family transcriptional regulator, which codes for MKLDPLSLRLFVAVMEENAIARAAAREHIAPSAASRRLAELESVLRVELFARSNRGTEPTAAAYTLLHLARGVLNDLDGIGAQMRDFRAGVRGHLRVVANISAITQFLPGELQRFMAAHPQVQVQLQEQISTAVARSVAENAADVGILHHGSYGERVALLPWREDELVLIVPAGHALARRRSVRLAEALPWDFVGMHPGSAINHQLTRAAAELEAPLKLRMQVTSYDALCLMVSAGLGVAVLPRGSAQLLRGTLAIRTVTLAEPWARRRLSLCVRADESLSSVARLFVEHLRAPAAEDGA
- a CDS encoding TRAP transporter substrate-binding protein; translation: MQRRHLAALAVALAGAFSTTPLLAQTKWDLAAAYPASNFHTENMAQFISDVDKASGGKLKITLHANASLFKAPEIKRAVQGGQAQLGEILLVNFQNEWQLFGVDGLPFLADSYDASMKLYQAQKPYLEKKLADQGMALLYAVAWPPQGIYTKKPVETAADLKGIKWRAYSPATARIAELVGAQPVTVQAAEFSQALATGVVESTMTSGATGVDSKLYEHLKYYYDTQAWLPKNAVIMNKKAFDALDKPTQDAVLKAAAEAEKRGWAASRRVNDETLAKLKAEGMQVLAPSAALKADMAKVGETMLKEWLDKAGPDGKALVDAYRKP
- the earP gene encoding elongation factor P maturation arginine rhamnosyltransferase EarP, whose translation is MSGLRWDLFCQVIDNFGDIGVCWRLAAQLGARGHAVRLWTDDASALAWMAPGGAPGVQVLPWPAQPPGDGPGDVVVEAFGCEIAPAFIASIADAARARARKPVWINLEYLSAEGYVERCHQLPSPLGTGPGAGLTRWFFYPGFTPRTGGLLREPDLAARHGAFDRGAWRARHGIAPQALAVSLFCYEPPALAELVRQLGAAQHVHLLATPGRAAAALRAVLDRDLPEIGLKPSLGKRGQLSVSYLPACPQPAFDEMLWACDLNFVRGEDSLVRALWAGQPFVWHIYPQHDDAHHAKLHAFLDWLQAPASLRRAHLAWNGLAPPAALPALQPATLQEWRACTLAARNRLIQQADLLTQLLGFAQQKS
- a CDS encoding CaiB/BaiF CoA transferase family protein yields the protein MTSKQDTAAPAALHGVRVIEMGQLIAGPFCGKTLGEFGADVVKIEAVGAGDPLRNWRLLQNGTSVWWQVQSRNKKSVALDLRQAEAQDIVRTLVAEADVLIENFRPGTLEGWGLSPQALHALNPGLVILRISGYGQTGPYRDLPGFGVIGEAMGGLRHLTAEPGRVPVRVGVSIGDTLAALHGAIGVMMALYHRKVNGGAGQVIDVALHEAVFNCMESLIPEYSAFGAVREAAGSALPGIAPSNAYPCQDGWVLVAGNGDSIFKRLMAAIGRPDLADAPDLADNAGRVARVAEIDAAIAAWTQQRTVADVMQLLGAARVPAGKVYTARDIAEDPHYRARDMLLTQRTRGGDELLVPGIVPKLSGTPGRVRSSAPGLGDDTDAVLAEAGLSQEQIALLRAKGVIQ